A DNA window from Canis lupus dingo isolate Sandy chromosome 2, ASM325472v2, whole genome shotgun sequence contains the following coding sequences:
- the TMEM200B gene encoding transmembrane protein 200B translates to MTAGSPGDRGEVRRSPEGRVSRLGRRLGRRRRPRSPPEPLRVRARLRLRSPSGAFAALGALVVLVGMGIAVAGYWPHRAGAPGPRAANASAPPPSELRREGRGAGRAHGPHERLRLLGPVVMGVGLFVFICANTLLYENRDLETRRLRQGVLRAQALQPPDGPGWDCALLPSPGPRTPRAIGCTEPESWDLSPRRGTSPVPSVRSLRSEPANPRLGLPALLNRYPLKGPGLPPPWGPRTQTGHVIITVQPSGSCIEHSKSLDLGLGELLLGAPAARDCAHRSWPRLDRLSLGGYAKLGGGGDLGARV, encoded by the coding sequence ATGACGGCTGGGAGCCCCGGAGACCGCGGGGAGGTGCGGAGGAGCCCCGAGGGCCGCGTCTCTCGCCTGGGCCGCCGCCTGGGCCGCCGCCGGcgcccgcgctccccgcccgaGCCTCTGCGGGTGCGGGCGCGGCTGCGGCTGCGCTCGCCGTCGGGGGCGTTCGCGGCGCTGGGGGCGCTCGTGGTGCTGGTGGGCATGGGCATCGCCGTGGCCGGCTACTGGCCGCACCgcgccggggccccggggccgcgcgCCGCCAATGCCAGCGCGCCCCCCCCGAGCGAGCTGCGACGCGAGGGTCGCGGCGCCGGCCGGGCCCACGGCCCGCACGAGCGGCTGCGGCTCCTTGGACCCGTGGTCATGGGCGTCGGCCTGTTCGTTTTCATCTGCGCCAACACGCTGCTCTACGAGAACCGCGACCTGGAGACGCGACGGCTGCGCCAGGGGGTGCTGCGGGCCCAGGCGCTCCAGCCCCCTGACGGCCCCGGCTGGGACTGcgccctgctccccagccccggACCCAGGACTCCCCGAGCCATCGGCTGCACGGAGCCGGAAAGTTGGGACCTGTCCCCGCGTCGGGGCACGTCACCTGTCCCGTCAGTGCGGAGCCTGCGTTCAGAGCCTGCTAATCCTCGCTTGGGGTTACCTGCCCTGCTCAACCGTTACCCGCTGAAgggcccggggctgcccccaccctggggtcCACGCACCCAGACTGGCCATGTGATTATCACCGTGCAGCCCTCTGGTTCCTGCATCGAACATTCCAAGTCTCTGGATCTGGGCCTTGGGGAGCTCCTGCTTGGGGCCCCAGCAGCTCGGGACTGTGCTCACCGGAGCTGGCCACGGCTGGACCGCCTCAGTCTGGGGGGCTATGCCAagttgggaggaggaggggacttGGGAGCCCGGGTTTGA